In one Tessaracoccus palaemonis genomic region, the following are encoded:
- a CDS encoding ABC transporter substrate-binding protein — MSLPRSLHRLLVLVAAAAALTGAACTQQSTGAAAPATATRTVENIDGSTVEVPEHPQRVVTLSEPTTDGVLALGVTPVGVVSGRGQSTVSSYLTDKAADVPILGGVAQPNFEAIGKAAPDVILVDGTSIALDDAAIDTLSHIAPTVYTGYAGGDWRTNFTLVADALNLADEGAEVLSEYDGHAETVGSELAAAGLDEDTFSIVRWEGTSPSLILKELPPGQALTDLGLSRPANQDKRGRGHSEPVSLENLDQIDADWIFFGTLGGSSVANPNAGGDAGVEAAEQALATAAQTPGFTSLKAYQAGHIVPVDGSVWTSTGGPILMNAIVDQVQQALLTN, encoded by the coding sequence ATGTCGCTCCCCCGGTCCCTGCACCGGCTCCTCGTCCTCGTCGCGGCCGCCGCCGCGCTCACGGGGGCCGCCTGCACCCAGCAGTCCACGGGCGCCGCCGCCCCTGCGACCGCCACCCGCACCGTCGAGAACATCGACGGGTCGACGGTGGAGGTCCCCGAACACCCGCAGCGCGTCGTGACGCTGTCCGAGCCGACGACCGACGGGGTGCTCGCCCTCGGCGTGACGCCGGTGGGGGTCGTGTCGGGTCGGGGCCAGTCCACGGTGTCCAGCTACCTGACGGACAAGGCGGCCGACGTGCCCATCCTCGGCGGGGTGGCCCAGCCCAACTTCGAGGCGATCGGCAAGGCCGCCCCGGACGTGATCCTCGTGGACGGCACCAGCATCGCGCTCGACGACGCCGCCATCGACACGCTGTCCCACATCGCCCCGACGGTCTACACCGGCTACGCCGGCGGCGACTGGCGCACCAATTTCACGCTCGTCGCCGACGCGCTGAACCTCGCCGACGAGGGCGCGGAGGTTCTGTCCGAATACGACGGACACGCCGAGACCGTCGGCTCCGAGCTGGCCGCCGCCGGCCTCGACGAGGACACCTTCTCCATCGTGCGCTGGGAGGGCACCTCGCCGTCGCTCATCCTCAAGGAGCTGCCGCCGGGTCAGGCCCTGACCGACCTCGGGCTGTCGCGCCCCGCCAACCAGGACAAGCGCGGCCGCGGTCACTCCGAGCCCGTCTCACTGGAGAACCTCGACCAGATCGACGCCGACTGGATCTTCTTCGGGACGCTCGGCGGCTCCTCCGTCGCCAACCCGAATGCCGGCGGCGATGCCGGGGTCGAGGCCGCCGAGCAGGCCCTGGCCACCGCCGCCCAGACGCCCGGTTTCACGTCGCTGAAGGCCTACCAGGCCGGGCACATCGTCCCCGTCGACGGGTCCGTGTGGACCTCCACCGGCGGCCCCATCCTCATGAACGCCATCGTCGACCAGGTCCAGCAGGCCCTGCTCACGAACTGA
- a CDS encoding maleylpyruvate isomerase family mycothiol-dependent enzyme → MSFDPVQVMRRETARFAEALQNVDGNTPVPTCPGWDADELLWHLTEVHLFWSAVIASGATTDEQIEDIEKAKPLRPTGRAEALDLLRRATDELGTALSSGDDRDSAWSWFPADQTIGFTRRMQTHEATIHRVDAELTAGLPVSDIPIEVAVAGIDHVINVMWNWIPGDVEQHPLGVIELRPRGGGSRLVELYRWSGRLWGRDFVDQVAGRRAHDGAEPRAVISGEAADLDRLVWSRPAISSREGDLALLAAFDELITFGIQ, encoded by the coding sequence ATGAGTTTCGATCCGGTCCAGGTGATGCGGCGTGAGACGGCGAGGTTCGCCGAGGCGCTCCAGAACGTCGACGGGAACACGCCGGTGCCGACCTGCCCGGGCTGGGACGCCGACGAACTCCTGTGGCACCTGACCGAGGTGCACCTGTTCTGGAGCGCCGTCATCGCGTCGGGCGCCACCACGGACGAGCAGATCGAGGACATCGAGAAGGCCAAGCCGCTGCGCCCCACCGGCCGCGCCGAGGCACTCGACCTGCTCCGGCGGGCCACGGATGAGCTCGGCACGGCACTCAGCAGCGGCGACGACCGCGACAGCGCCTGGAGCTGGTTCCCGGCGGACCAGACCATCGGATTCACCCGTCGGATGCAGACGCACGAGGCCACCATCCACCGCGTGGACGCCGAGCTGACCGCGGGTCTGCCCGTCTCGGACATCCCCATCGAGGTCGCGGTCGCGGGCATCGACCACGTGATCAACGTGATGTGGAACTGGATCCCCGGCGACGTCGAGCAGCATCCGCTCGGGGTCATCGAACTGCGCCCGCGCGGAGGTGGATCCCGGCTGGTCGAGCTCTACCGCTGGAGCGGCCGACTCTGGGGCAGGGATTTCGTCGACCAGGTCGCAGGCCGCCGCGCTCATGACGGCGCGGAGCCGCGCGCCGTGATCTCGGGGGAGGCCGCGGACCTGGACCGGCTCGTCTGGAGCCGGCCGGCCATCTCCTCGCGCGAGGGTGACCTCGCACTGCTGGCCGCCTTCGACGAACTGATCACGTTCGGCATCCAGTGA